The Thiosulfativibrio zosterae genome has a window encoding:
- the glyS gene encoding glycine--tRNA ligase subunit beta, with protein sequence MSQVHDFLVEIGTEELPPKALKKLSEAFGAGIEAGLKAAELNYGEVSLFASPRRLAVRIQELQAQQADKTIEKKGPAKKSAFDAEGKATKALEGFARGCGVSTAELSEIDTDKGVWMVYYQAEKGQPVAALLPDIVNQSLAKLPIPKRMRWGSSEVEFVRPVHWAVMLLDETLVPATILGNETSDVTYGHRFHAPEALKITRPGDYEALLGEKGYVKANFAERSEMIRKQVNEVAASVWGKAEIDEDLLEEVTALNEWPQAVMGDFDEVFLSVPSEALISAMKGHQKYFHILDANGKLMPKFITISNINSKNPESVKSGNERVIRPRLSDAKFFWDQDRKHGLEDFLPRLKTVVFQQKLGTLFDKVERLETLTVKIAKPLGVAPEIASRAARLSKADLMSEMVGEFPELQGVMGRYYALEQKEDALVAAAIDEQYQPRFSGDALPASAVSQALAIADKLDTITGIYGVGQIPTGDKDPFALRRAALGLMRIIIENGLDLDLRLLIQFSLELHPEVTQTEALVNDIYGFIISRLKAYYADQGVSAEEFEAVRVCEPAHPLDFDKRLEAVVQFSKMDAAEALSSANKRISNLLKKVSGDLPETVNPKLFDNPAEEALWQMLDNLRESVSELIAGRDYTAALTELAKIRQPVDAFFEDVMVMADDEAVKNNRLALLNQIYQLFMAIADISRLQSA encoded by the coding sequence CTCGCCGCGTCGTTTAGCGGTGCGCATCCAAGAGTTGCAAGCTCAGCAAGCGGATAAAACCATTGAAAAAAAAGGCCCTGCCAAAAAATCAGCCTTTGATGCCGAAGGCAAAGCCACCAAAGCCCTTGAAGGCTTTGCGCGTGGCTGTGGTGTCAGCACAGCGGAATTATCAGAGATTGATACCGATAAAGGCGTTTGGATGGTTTACTACCAAGCTGAAAAAGGTCAACCGGTGGCAGCTTTATTGCCAGACATCGTTAATCAATCTTTAGCAAAATTGCCAATTCCTAAGCGTATGCGTTGGGGCAGTTCAGAGGTTGAGTTCGTGCGTCCTGTGCATTGGGCGGTGATGTTGTTGGATGAAACCCTTGTGCCTGCGACGATTCTTGGCAATGAAACTTCTGATGTCACTTATGGACACCGTTTTCATGCGCCAGAAGCCCTGAAAATAACCAGGCCTGGTGATTATGAGGCACTTTTGGGTGAAAAAGGCTATGTAAAAGCCAACTTTGCTGAGCGTTCTGAGATGATTCGCAAGCAGGTTAATGAGGTGGCTGCGTCTGTTTGGGGTAAAGCAGAAATTGATGAAGACTTGCTTGAAGAAGTCACAGCGCTCAATGAGTGGCCGCAAGCGGTCATGGGTGACTTTGATGAAGTGTTTTTATCCGTACCTTCTGAAGCCTTGATTTCTGCGATGAAAGGCCATCAAAAGTACTTCCATATTTTGGATGCTAATGGCAAGTTGATGCCAAAGTTTATTACCATTTCAAATATTAACAGCAAAAATCCAGAGTCTGTTAAGTCTGGTAACGAACGCGTGATTCGTCCGCGTTTGTCAGATGCTAAGTTCTTCTGGGATCAAGACCGCAAACATGGCTTAGAGGATTTCTTACCCCGCTTAAAAACAGTGGTTTTCCAGCAAAAATTAGGCACTTTATTTGATAAGGTTGAGCGCTTAGAAACGCTGACGGTTAAGATTGCTAAGCCATTAGGCGTTGCGCCAGAAATTGCCTCTCGTGCAGCGCGTTTGTCAAAAGCCGACTTAATGAGTGAGATGGTGGGTGAATTCCCAGAATTACAAGGCGTGATGGGGCGTTATTATGCGCTAGAACAAAAAGAAGATGCATTGGTTGCTGCGGCCATTGACGAACAGTATCAACCGCGTTTTTCAGGTGATGCTTTACCGGCTTCAGCAGTTTCTCAAGCCTTAGCGATTGCAGATAAATTAGATACCATTACGGGTATTTACGGGGTTGGGCAAATTCCAACCGGAGACAAAGATCCTTTTGCCTTACGTCGTGCGGCCTTAGGCTTGATGCGCATCATCATTGAAAACGGCTTAGACTTGGATTTGCGTTTGTTGATTCAGTTCAGCTTAGAGTTGCACCCTGAAGTGACGCAAACTGAAGCCTTAGTGAATGATATCTACGGATTTATCATCAGTCGTTTAAAGGCTTATTATGCTGATCAAGGGGTTTCTGCTGAAGAGTTTGAAGCCGTTCGCGTTTGCGAACCTGCGCACCCCTTAGACTTTGACAAGCGTTTGGAAGCGGTGGTGCAGTTTTCTAAAATGGACGCCGCTGAAGCCCTCAGCTCTGCGAACAAACGCATTTCAAATTTACTGAAAAAAGTCAGTGGTGATTTGCCTGAAACGGTCAATCCTAAGCTGTTTGACAATCCTGCAGAAGAAGCCCTGTGGCAAATGCTGGATAATTTGCGTGAGAGTGTCAGTGAGCTGATTGCAGGGCGTGATTACACTGCAGCGCTGACAGAATTAGCGAAAATTCGTCAGCCAGTGGATGCTTTCTTTGAAGATGTAATGGTTATGGCAGACGATGAAGCGGTTAAGAATAATCGTTTGGCATTACTTAACCAGATTTATCAATTGTTTATGGCGATTGCCGATATTTCTCGTTTACAAAGTGCTTAA
- the gmhB gene encoding D-glycero-beta-D-manno-heptose 1,7-bisphosphate 7-phosphatase, with translation MLNSNQKIIVLDRDGVINQDSDAYIKHPDEWHPEPGSIEAIVKLKQAGWLVAIATNQSGIKRGYYDRYTLSLMHQKLQKLLMAAGGEAAKVDWINYSPYLADDNSVCRKPLPGMLQAIENRFGGSLQGFPMVGDTLHDVAVAQLKGMVPLFVKTGKGAGILAKQDAKTQAVLAGVAVYDNLLAAVEDILS, from the coding sequence GTGTTAAATTCTAATCAAAAAATCATTGTACTGGATCGCGATGGTGTCATTAATCAAGACTCGGATGCTTACATTAAGCATCCAGATGAATGGCATCCAGAGCCAGGTTCGATTGAAGCCATTGTTAAGCTAAAACAGGCCGGTTGGTTGGTGGCGATTGCAACCAATCAGTCTGGCATAAAACGTGGCTATTACGACCGTTATACCCTGAGTTTAATGCACCAAAAACTGCAAAAGTTATTGATGGCTGCTGGCGGTGAAGCGGCTAAGGTGGACTGGATAAATTACTCGCCCTATTTAGCGGACGATAATTCTGTGTGTCGTAAACCTTTGCCCGGTATGCTGCAAGCCATCGAAAATCGTTTTGGAGGTAGTTTGCAGGGGTTTCCTATGGTGGGTGATACCTTGCATGATGTTGCTGTTGCTCAATTAAAAGGCATGGTGCCCCTGTTTGTTAAAACTGGCAAGGGCGCAGGCATTTTAGCTAAGCAAGACGCTAAAACCCAAGCGGTGCTGGCAGGTGTGGCTGTGTATGACAATCTCTTAGCTGCGGTAGAG